In Longibacter salinarum, a single window of DNA contains:
- a CDS encoding YraN family protein gives MSTKAIGDRGEAIAADHLEEQGYTIMDSNYRFERNEVDLVCFDPHARKGRGEIVFVEVKTRSSLNFGAPDEAVDEDKRSRIVGVAKAYLYERQLEGSPARFDVVGVLLNQGDEPDVTHYTDAFKA, from the coding sequence ATGAGCACAAAAGCGATCGGTGATCGCGGCGAGGCCATTGCCGCAGACCACCTGGAGGAGCAAGGCTACACGATCATGGACTCGAACTATCGGTTCGAGCGCAACGAAGTGGATTTGGTCTGTTTTGACCCGCACGCTCGGAAGGGGAGAGGCGAGATCGTGTTCGTCGAGGTGAAAACGCGGTCGAGTCTTAATTTCGGTGCCCCCGATGAAGCGGTGGATGAGGACAAGCGCTCCCGCATTGTGGGCGTCGCAAAGGCATATCTTTATGAGCGTCAACTGGAGGGGTCGCCCGCCCGGTTCGATGTCGTCGGCGTTCTGCTCAACCAGGGCGACGAGCCGGACGTCACGCACTATACCGATGCGTTCAAGGCGTAG
- a CDS encoding class I SAM-dependent methyltransferase, with product MEVSTASRIPLEQTGTTQHYRYDTRTTPPDVFEDLSATEWNRLTWSDLGRPYLVDNYSSEREKWENRHGEDMPVEVQWEHFNRRFHSLFMEDPDEATVRARQDLMEHLKEADLHGAVEVVRDLMQTKIWNYVHRVQDAVWDPRGKRALFEGLDVEKPNILFLGAADGYEAMQLLAMYPGGHAVLVDYDEFCKTDRFGNFPEAYPFLGHNPATGSHTVYHREDFDIDFVVSDIRDLDYGKEFDIVISVGLIEHFPDEYKPLVFDFHRRFLKPGGYAIMTTPRRQLRSKLFYVAMGNLMNYGYRELMDARQLGLYAYENGFDIKRAGYIKAHNGLVTQKR from the coding sequence ATGGAAGTTTCGACCGCCAGCCGGATCCCGCTCGAGCAAACTGGTACAACACAGCATTACCGCTACGATACCCGGACTACCCCTCCTGATGTCTTTGAGGATCTGTCTGCAACGGAATGGAACCGTCTGACGTGGTCTGATCTGGGACGGCCGTATTTGGTGGACAACTACTCCTCGGAGCGCGAGAAATGGGAGAACCGACACGGCGAAGACATGCCGGTCGAAGTCCAGTGGGAGCATTTCAACCGCCGCTTCCACTCCCTCTTTATGGAGGATCCGGACGAAGCGACCGTACGTGCCCGGCAGGATCTCATGGAGCACCTCAAAGAGGCCGATCTCCATGGTGCCGTGGAGGTCGTACGGGATCTAATGCAGACGAAGATCTGGAATTACGTACACCGCGTGCAGGATGCGGTGTGGGATCCGCGGGGCAAACGAGCGCTTTTCGAGGGCCTCGATGTCGAGAAGCCCAACATCCTGTTTCTCGGGGCGGCGGACGGATATGAAGCCATGCAACTGCTTGCCATGTACCCGGGCGGACACGCCGTCCTCGTTGACTACGACGAATTTTGCAAAACCGACCGGTTCGGCAATTTCCCAGAGGCTTATCCCTTTCTGGGACATAACCCGGCGACCGGCTCTCACACGGTCTATCACCGCGAAGACTTCGACATTGACTTCGTGGTCAGTGACATCCGGGATCTCGACTACGGAAAGGAATTCGACATCGTCATCAGCGTCGGTCTCATCGAACACTTTCCCGATGAGTACAAACCGCTCGTCTTCGATTTCCACCGCCGCTTCCTCAAGCCTGGCGGCTACGCCATCATGACGACACCGCGGCGACAACTTCGCTCCAAGCTCTTTTACGTCGCCATGGGTAATCTGATGAACTACGGGTACCGCGAATTGATGGATGCCCGCCAGCTCGGCTTGTACGCGTATGAAAATGGCTTCGACATCAAACGCGCCGGTTACATCAAAGCGCACAATGGTTTAGTGACACAGAAACGTTGA
- a CDS encoding carboxypeptidase-like regulatory domain-containing protein — MPDRLSFLYTSLASLLIGWLTIGALAQSAVGQGATDVTLTGIVVDRATGSPLPGAHVFIAQSMNGTTTGLDGRFTLNDVRRGAKRLYASMLGYEPQHVDLFLREDTTLTFAFRLPPRVIESPGVLVEAERDPEWHKRLERFQRLFLGSSEWASECRIQNPEVLRFTSRWWGKFTAQAAEPLVIENRALGYRVKYFLEEFEASGGVIRWDGEPLFAPITASSIEEADRWRTNRRQAYLGSFRHFLRALLDDRLEEEDFEIYRLPRASMFSSPHRADRFHADRDDILSVNGNNVTELDFHGRLEVVYRGEPESRNYRAWRREMRAPSRVQTSLIELNDPPVRVDRHGKIVEPYGATVYQYFAFERLAELIPLDYEPGKEVTYVGIDAETDVHLQTLPPPDLKHLQPRN, encoded by the coding sequence ATGCCCGATCGTCTGTCATTTCTCTACACATCCCTCGCCTCCCTCCTCATAGGATGGCTGACGATCGGTGCCCTCGCTCAGTCGGCCGTTGGTCAGGGCGCAACGGACGTTACCCTGACGGGCATTGTCGTGGACCGGGCCACCGGATCGCCGCTCCCCGGAGCGCACGTGTTTATCGCGCAGTCGATGAATGGCACCACGACCGGTCTGGACGGCCGCTTCACCCTCAACGACGTTAGGCGCGGAGCGAAACGTCTTTATGCTTCCATGCTGGGCTATGAACCGCAGCATGTAGACCTGTTTCTGCGAGAGGACACAACCCTCACGTTCGCCTTTCGTCTTCCGCCCCGCGTGATCGAAAGCCCGGGGGTACTCGTAGAAGCCGAACGCGACCCAGAGTGGCATAAACGACTCGAACGATTCCAGCGCCTTTTTCTCGGGTCATCGGAGTGGGCGAGCGAGTGCCGGATCCAAAATCCGGAGGTTTTGCGATTCACCTCGCGCTGGTGGGGAAAGTTTACGGCGCAGGCTGCCGAGCCGCTCGTCATCGAAAATCGCGCGCTCGGCTATCGCGTCAAGTATTTTCTGGAGGAGTTCGAAGCAAGCGGTGGCGTGATCCGCTGGGACGGCGAACCTCTTTTCGCACCCATCACGGCCTCAAGCATCGAGGAGGCGGATCGGTGGCGCACAAACCGCCGGCAGGCGTATCTCGGCTCCTTTCGCCATTTTCTACGAGCCCTTCTCGACGACCGACTCGAAGAGGAAGACTTCGAGATCTATCGACTCCCACGGGCCAGTATGTTCTCCAGTCCCCACCGCGCGGATCGCTTTCACGCCGACCGGGACGACATCCTGTCGGTCAACGGAAATAACGTCACGGAGCTCGACTTTCACGGCCGACTCGAGGTGGTATATCGGGGTGAACCCGAAAGCCGCAATTATCGCGCGTGGCGACGTGAAATGCGTGCGCCCTCTCGCGTTCAAACCTCACTGATCGAACTCAACGATCCCCCGGTGCGCGTAGATCGGCACGGCAAGATCGTCGAGCCCTACGGAGCGACCGTCTACCAATACTTCGCCTTCGAGCGTCTGGCCGAACTGATTCCGCTCGATTACGAGCCGGGCAAAGAGGTGACATACGTCGGCATCGATGCTGAAACGGATGTCCACCTTCAGACGCTTCCGCCACCCGACCTCAAGCATCTTCAACCCCGTAACTGA
- a CDS encoding carboxypeptidase-like regulatory domain-containing protein: MLLIVSMFSSVHAQNTMSGEEEGDDPNRLTLFGTVTNAKTDAPLPGAHVFVAGTMIGTVTNENGEYRLGNVPRGASRVHVSMMGFKSRVFELFMRRSDAVRYDFSLNEDVVNAEGVVVSAERDKDWVDNVEKFEEMFFGPSQWAKDCHITNPEVLRFETTWWGKFDVRAVKPIVIENRALGYKIEYFLRGFDADHRLLRWKGEPLFSELTPSSPEEARRWERNRLRAYHGSLRHFLRSLLRDRVMEERFHMFQLPTRGERESKHFGANPRSVDRDDILYVDADSVYRLKIPGTLRVIYDGAQETKAFADYENGDQQPDNVQSSEIRLEQASVRIGRTGRVESPYALTVDGYFAFHRTAGFLPFEYVPDDESLFIGDETALMPQVTERIDALSRPGVSASR; encoded by the coding sequence ATGCTCCTGATCGTGAGCATGTTCTCCAGCGTCCACGCGCAGAACACGATGTCAGGTGAGGAGGAAGGGGATGATCCGAACCGTCTCACGCTTTTCGGCACTGTTACGAATGCAAAAACGGACGCTCCTCTTCCCGGTGCGCACGTCTTCGTTGCCGGAACCATGATTGGTACCGTCACGAACGAAAACGGAGAATATCGACTTGGCAACGTCCCTCGCGGGGCGTCTCGCGTGCACGTGTCGATGATGGGATTTAAGTCTCGCGTCTTCGAGCTCTTTATGAGGCGTAGCGACGCCGTTCGTTACGACTTCTCACTCAACGAAGATGTGGTTAATGCGGAGGGCGTCGTCGTCAGCGCCGAGCGCGACAAAGATTGGGTCGACAATGTCGAGAAGTTCGAAGAAATGTTTTTCGGCCCGTCCCAATGGGCGAAAGACTGTCACATCACAAACCCGGAGGTTCTCCGCTTTGAGACGACCTGGTGGGGAAAATTTGACGTGAGGGCCGTCAAGCCCATCGTTATCGAGAATCGTGCACTCGGCTACAAGATTGAATACTTCCTGAGAGGATTCGACGCCGATCATCGGCTCTTGCGTTGGAAGGGAGAACCACTCTTTTCCGAACTGACCCCCTCGTCTCCTGAGGAAGCCCGTCGCTGGGAACGGAATCGTTTGCGCGCTTACCACGGGTCGTTACGCCACTTTCTCCGGTCGCTGCTTCGCGATCGAGTCATGGAAGAGCGATTCCACATGTTTCAACTTCCAACCCGGGGCGAGAGAGAAAGCAAACACTTCGGCGCCAATCCCCGGTCTGTCGATCGCGATGACATCCTCTACGTCGACGCCGACTCGGTCTACCGGTTAAAAATCCCGGGCACTCTCCGCGTCATCTACGACGGCGCACAGGAAACAAAAGCGTTCGCCGACTACGAAAACGGAGATCAGCAACCCGACAACGTACAGTCCTCGGAAATTCGGCTCGAACAAGCGTCCGTACGCATCGGGCGAACCGGCCGTGTCGAATCTCCATACGCCTTAACGGTTGACGGTTATTTCGCCTTTCATCGGACGGCAGGGTTTCTACCTTTCGAGTACGTGCCGGATGATGAGTCCCTGTTCATTGGAGACGAAACAGCATTGATGCCCCAGGTTACAGAACGCATAGACGCCCTATCGCGTCCGGGCGTTTCCGCATCACGGTAG
- a CDS encoding carboxypeptidase-like regulatory domain-containing protein, with protein sequence MTRLFSVVLVVLTLFAAADVQAQPQTPSGRAVLTGVVTDAETGDPLQDVNVFIAESMTGTATDANGRYRIERVPLGAHRLYVSSIGYESAARNLNLREARVYNVDFALQVTVLEEEGVTVEAERDEKWQERYAKFQRLFIGETPNAKQTEIQNPEVLRFDGGVGSLEAYSVEPLVIINRALGYRVEYFLEEFVATPGRTRYNGEPLFSELEGSVDEREQWAEARRRAFYGSFHHLMLAMLANNIEQHGFKLYMRPSSGGNFGSDSGPLGGGSLISGGQRYPTTVDDIMKDGEVATERVLDFNGVAEVIYLGEKETEAYTTWLNEYASSDAIRRNAPKFQTSQFWLERGPATIDYKGDIVDPYGVTVSGFFAFERVADQVPKEYRPQ encoded by the coding sequence ATGACGCGTCTTTTCTCCGTCGTTCTCGTCGTTCTTACCCTTTTCGCGGCCGCTGACGTACAGGCCCAGCCGCAGACACCCAGCGGTCGTGCAGTGCTGACTGGTGTCGTCACCGATGCCGAAACCGGCGATCCGCTGCAGGATGTCAACGTCTTCATCGCAGAAAGCATGACCGGTACGGCCACCGACGCAAACGGCCGGTACCGCATCGAACGCGTTCCGCTCGGTGCCCACCGCCTCTACGTGTCCAGCATCGGGTATGAGTCCGCCGCTCGCAACCTGAATCTGCGTGAGGCTCGGGTATACAACGTCGACTTTGCGCTTCAGGTCACGGTGCTCGAAGAAGAAGGCGTCACCGTTGAAGCAGAGCGCGATGAGAAATGGCAGGAGCGCTACGCGAAGTTCCAGCGACTCTTTATCGGCGAGACGCCGAATGCAAAGCAGACAGAGATCCAGAACCCGGAAGTCCTTCGGTTCGACGGTGGCGTCGGCTCGCTGGAAGCCTACTCTGTCGAACCTCTTGTTATCATTAACAGGGCACTGGGATATCGCGTCGAGTACTTCCTGGAAGAGTTCGTCGCAACCCCCGGCCGCACGCGGTACAACGGCGAGCCGCTGTTTTCCGAACTCGAGGGCTCCGTGGACGAGCGAGAGCAATGGGCCGAAGCGCGTCGCAGAGCGTTCTACGGTTCGTTTCACCATCTGATGCTCGCCATGCTCGCGAATAACATCGAGCAGCATGGCTTCAAACTGTACATGCGTCCATCGTCCGGCGGCAACTTTGGCTCCGACAGCGGTCCACTGGGGGGAGGTAGCTTGATCTCAGGCGGCCAGCGCTATCCGACGACCGTCGACGACATCATGAAGGACGGCGAAGTCGCAACAGAACGGGTGCTCGACTTCAACGGCGTGGCCGAAGTCATCTATCTCGGAGAAAAGGAGACGGAGGCGTATACAACGTGGCTCAATGAATACGCGTCGAGCGACGCGATCCGCCGCAATGCGCCCAAGTTTCAGACCTCGCAGTTCTGGCTCGAACGGGGTCCGGCCACGATCGACTACAAGGGCGACATTGTCGATCCATACGGCGTCACCGTTTCCGGCTTTTTCGCCTTTGAACGCGTTGCAGATCAGGTACCGAAGGAATATCGGCCGCAGTAG
- a CDS encoding AMP-binding protein translates to MSETASTSTSAFPFGQEIVWEPDPEAVANSNLKAFMDAHGIDSYEDLQRRSTDDVAWFWDAVLDDLGIEFYKDYDDIVDLSDGIQFPEWCVGGEMNIVHNLLDKWQDTDVEDRVALRYEAEDGSTVSLTYGALNHRVCQCANALRSMGLGKGDRIGLFMPMTPEIVIAFLAIVKIGGVLCPLFSGYGAGAVATRLKGAGAKALFTADGFTRRGKPIHLKETADEALEQCPTVEHVIVHPHLGRDDTPMTEGRDMYWSDAMQGHSGTAETERTAAEDMVMIIYTSGTTGAPKGAVHTHCGFPIKGAQDMYHAMDLKPGETMYWMSDMGWMMGPWLVFGTLAIGATMVLYDGAPDYPAPDRLWQLVEDHEVTHLGISPTLIRALKTYGSDPVESHDLSSLRAVGSTGSPWDPESWQWCFNTVLNGKKPILNYSGGTEISGGILCGNLFKPLKPGAFSGPVPGMAADVVNPSGESVRGEVGELVIRKPWIGMTRSFWQDDQRYLDTYWRRFEDTWVHGDFAAIDEDDLWYILGRSDDTINVAGKRLGPAEVEALLNAHDAVAESAVIGVPHEVKGSEVVAFVVLRPGETADDDLRDELMQQVVAELGKPLRPREILFTDALPKTRNAKVMRRLIRDAYLGKDLGDTSSLEDPGTITAIQQAK, encoded by the coding sequence ATGTCTGAAACCGCTTCCACGTCTACCTCCGCTTTTCCTTTCGGCCAAGAAATCGTCTGGGAACCCGATCCCGAAGCGGTGGCCAACTCGAACCTGAAGGCGTTCATGGATGCACACGGAATCGATAGCTACGAGGATCTGCAGCGCCGGTCCACGGACGATGTAGCCTGGTTCTGGGACGCCGTGCTGGACGACCTCGGCATCGAGTTTTACAAGGACTACGACGACATCGTCGACCTGTCCGACGGCATCCAGTTTCCCGAGTGGTGCGTCGGCGGCGAGATGAACATCGTCCACAACCTGCTGGACAAGTGGCAGGATACGGACGTCGAAGATCGCGTCGCGCTCCGCTACGAAGCAGAGGACGGGAGCACCGTCAGTCTCACCTACGGCGCACTCAACCATCGCGTGTGCCAGTGCGCGAATGCTCTTCGCTCGATGGGACTCGGAAAGGGCGACCGGATCGGGCTCTTCATGCCGATGACGCCGGAGATCGTGATCGCCTTCCTCGCGATCGTGAAGATCGGTGGGGTCCTCTGCCCCCTCTTCAGCGGATACGGAGCCGGCGCCGTCGCAACGCGCCTCAAAGGGGCTGGAGCGAAGGCGCTCTTCACGGCGGACGGCTTCACGCGACGCGGCAAACCAATTCACCTCAAGGAAACAGCCGACGAGGCGCTCGAACAGTGCCCCACCGTCGAGCACGTCATCGTCCATCCTCACCTCGGCCGCGATGACACGCCAATGACGGAAGGCCGCGACATGTACTGGTCCGATGCGATGCAGGGCCATAGTGGAACGGCTGAAACAGAGCGCACGGCAGCCGAAGACATGGTGATGATCATCTACACCAGTGGGACGACGGGTGCCCCGAAAGGCGCGGTCCACACACACTGCGGCTTCCCGATCAAGGGAGCGCAGGACATGTATCACGCGATGGACTTGAAGCCCGGCGAAACCATGTATTGGATGAGCGACATGGGCTGGATGATGGGGCCGTGGCTCGTCTTCGGGACGCTCGCAATTGGCGCGACGATGGTCCTCTACGACGGTGCTCCGGACTACCCCGCCCCCGACCGCCTGTGGCAGCTCGTCGAAGACCACGAGGTCACCCATCTTGGCATCTCTCCAACGCTAATCCGCGCCCTCAAAACGTACGGCAGCGACCCGGTAGAGTCCCATGATCTATCCAGTCTCCGAGCGGTCGGATCGACGGGGAGCCCGTGGGATCCGGAGTCGTGGCAATGGTGCTTTAATACGGTGCTAAACGGTAAAAAGCCCATTCTGAACTATTCAGGGGGTACGGAAATTTCCGGTGGCATCCTTTGCGGAAACCTATTCAAGCCCCTGAAGCCCGGCGCCTTCTCCGGTCCCGTCCCCGGCATGGCGGCCGACGTCGTCAATCCCTCTGGGGAATCCGTTCGCGGGGAAGTCGGCGAGCTGGTCATTCGGAAGCCGTGGATCGGCATGACGCGCAGCTTCTGGCAGGACGACCAGCGATATCTCGACACCTACTGGCGACGCTTCGAGGATACGTGGGTCCACGGCGACTTTGCCGCCATCGACGAGGACGACCTGTGGTACATCCTCGGCCGCTCAGACGACACGATCAATGTCGCCGGGAAGCGGCTCGGACCGGCCGAGGTCGAAGCCCTGTTGAACGCGCACGATGCTGTGGCTGAAAGCGCCGTCATCGGCGTACCGCACGAAGTCAAAGGAAGCGAAGTGGTCGCTTTCGTCGTTCTCCGCCCGGGCGAGACCGCCGACGATGACTTGCGCGACGAACTCATGCAGCAGGTGGTCGCCGAACTCGGCAAACCGCTGCGTCCGCGGGAGATTCTGTTCACCGACGCCCTTCCGAAAACGCGAAACGCGAAGGTCATGCGCCGACTCATCCGCGACGCTTATCTCGGAAAAGATCTCGGCGACACGTCCAGTCTCGAGGATCCGGGTACAATTACCGCGATCCAGCAGGCGAAGTAA
- the ftsH gene encoding ATP-dependent zinc metalloprotease FtsH — protein MPGPRESSGGRGNMIIFIIAGILLALFAYQQFTGPTVGAQEVSYSEFRQEVRTGNVDQVTVQGQRVVGDLVNESKTATAEGDSTSYQSFVTYLPSFGDEKLMELLEANNVQVVTEPQSDFPWTLVIMGLLPILLLFGVGYFFLRRMQSQGQGLFSVRKSKAKLFDKGEEDTTFDDVAGAESAKEEMREIIKFLKNPERFERLGGKVPKGVLLVGPPGTGKTLLARAVAGEADAPFFSVSGSDFMEMFVGVGASRVRDMFEDAKENSPAIIFIDELDSIGRQRGAGLGGGHDEREQTLNQLLSELDGFEENQGIVVMAATNRPDILDSALTRPGRFDRQITVPLPTKQARKQILEIHARNKPLSDEIDLEVIAGSTPGFSGADLENLLNEAALLAARFDREQIEREDIEEARDKVIMGLKREGMVIDDEEKKLLAYHEAGHAIVAAVLPYADPIHKVTIVPRGQAMGVTQQMPEKEKYLYRREYLLDRLAVVMGGRAAEELIFDTATSGAENDLKQVRQMARKMVLDWGMGEQFRHIALGDNQGRVFLGEELAKGKNYSDDTARQVDDEIRAISENAFQRAIDTLRDNQEAFDKLADLLIEREVVPGSDVLKLVNGNADSFDDVLTNGTAGEDQTQSSRVDGRHSTGGESGSDASSNETRDES, from the coding sequence ATGCCGGGACCACGCGAGAGCAGTGGTGGTCGTGGCAACATGATTATTTTCATTATCGCGGGTATTCTACTCGCGCTCTTTGCGTACCAACAGTTTACTGGCCCGACCGTCGGGGCGCAGGAGGTAAGCTACTCCGAGTTTCGACAGGAGGTACGCACTGGGAATGTTGACCAGGTGACGGTGCAGGGGCAACGCGTCGTCGGCGACCTGGTCAATGAGTCGAAGACGGCGACCGCTGAGGGCGATTCGACCTCGTACCAATCGTTCGTGACGTATTTGCCGTCCTTCGGCGACGAGAAGCTCATGGAGCTGCTCGAGGCGAATAACGTACAGGTCGTGACAGAGCCTCAGTCGGATTTCCCGTGGACGCTCGTCATCATGGGGCTTCTGCCCATCCTGCTCCTATTCGGAGTCGGGTATTTCTTCCTCCGGCGGATGCAGTCGCAGGGACAGGGCCTATTTTCCGTGCGTAAGAGTAAGGCCAAGTTGTTCGACAAGGGGGAAGAGGATACCACGTTCGACGACGTGGCAGGTGCGGAGAGCGCCAAGGAGGAAATGCGCGAGATCATCAAATTCCTGAAGAACCCGGAACGGTTCGAGCGGCTTGGCGGGAAGGTGCCGAAGGGCGTTCTCCTCGTCGGACCGCCTGGAACCGGTAAAACGCTTCTTGCTCGGGCCGTCGCAGGTGAAGCCGATGCTCCGTTCTTCAGCGTTAGCGGATCCGACTTCATGGAAATGTTCGTTGGTGTCGGGGCTTCTCGCGTCCGCGATATGTTTGAGGACGCCAAGGAGAACAGTCCGGCGATCATCTTTATCGATGAGCTTGACTCGATCGGGCGCCAGCGTGGGGCCGGCCTCGGTGGGGGCCACGACGAACGGGAGCAGACCTTGAACCAGCTGCTTTCTGAGCTTGACGGCTTCGAGGAGAATCAGGGCATTGTCGTCATGGCGGCTACGAACCGTCCGGACATTCTCGACTCCGCACTGACTCGCCCGGGACGTTTCGACCGGCAGATCACGGTGCCGCTTCCGACGAAGCAGGCGCGGAAGCAAATCCTGGAGATCCACGCGCGCAACAAGCCGCTGTCGGACGAGATCGACCTGGAGGTGATTGCCGGGAGTACGCCCGGATTCAGTGGTGCCGATTTGGAAAACCTTCTCAATGAGGCTGCTCTCCTCGCCGCCAGATTCGACCGCGAGCAGATCGAACGAGAGGATATCGAGGAGGCGCGGGACAAGGTGATCATGGGCCTGAAGCGCGAGGGCATGGTCATCGACGACGAGGAGAAGAAGCTGCTTGCCTACCACGAGGCCGGGCACGCTATTGTCGCCGCCGTCTTGCCCTACGCCGACCCAATTCACAAAGTGACGATTGTGCCGCGTGGCCAGGCGATGGGCGTCACACAGCAGATGCCCGAGAAGGAGAAATACTTGTACCGACGCGAGTACCTGCTGGATCGACTCGCCGTCGTCATGGGCGGCCGGGCTGCGGAAGAACTGATCTTCGACACGGCAACATCCGGGGCTGAGAACGACTTGAAACAGGTCCGGCAGATGGCGCGCAAGATGGTCCTCGACTGGGGCATGGGCGAACAATTCCGCCACATCGCTCTGGGCGACAACCAGGGGCGTGTTTTCCTCGGCGAAGAGCTTGCCAAAGGGAAGAATTACAGCGACGATACGGCCCGTCAGGTCGACGATGAGATCCGCGCGATTTCGGAGAATGCCTTCCAGCGCGCCATCGACACGCTCCGCGATAACCAGGAAGCGTTCGATAAACTTGCCGATCTTCTCATCGAACGAGAGGTTGTGCCGGGTTCGGATGTGCTGAAGCTCGTGAACGGTAACGCCGATTCATTCGATGATGTGCTTACGAACGGAACGGCAGGCGAGGATCAGACGCAATCCTCACGTGTCGACGGGCGGCATTCGACCGGAGGGGAATCTGGGTCGGACGCGTCGTCGAATGAGACGCGAGACGAAAGCTAA
- the msrB gene encoding peptide-methionine (R)-S-oxide reductase MsrB produces MAKAPKARDAKDLKQRLTDQQYHVTQEAGTERAFTGKYWDHKEDGTYACVVCGTELFDSDTKFESGSGWPSFYDVVAEGNVELRQDNSLGMQRTEVVCGECGAHLGHLFNDGPNPTGKRYCINSAALNFEDEDDRDE; encoded by the coding sequence ATGGCTAAAGCTCCAAAGGCTCGAGACGCAAAGGATTTGAAACAGCGTCTTACCGATCAACAGTATCACGTAACTCAGGAAGCTGGCACCGAACGAGCATTTACGGGCAAATACTGGGATCACAAGGAAGATGGCACCTACGCCTGTGTCGTGTGCGGCACAGAGCTTTTCGACTCCGATACAAAATTTGAGTCCGGCAGCGGCTGGCCGAGTTTCTATGATGTCGTCGCTGAGGGAAATGTCGAGCTACGCCAAGACAACAGTCTCGGAATGCAGCGTACTGAGGTGGTTTGTGGTGAATGCGGCGCGCACCTCGGTCATCTGTTCAACGATGGACCGAATCCGACCGGGAAGCGCTACTGCATTAACTCGGCGGCCCTGAATTTCGAAGATGAGGACGACCGTGACGAATGA